From the Candidatus Krumholzibacteriota bacterium genome, one window contains:
- a CDS encoding LuxR C-terminal-related transcriptional regulator, with the protein MNDNSKESVKTTTILTITEIENIENFFQLLNKLSPHTELIVIKENRTREDILRILKSNCSYSIETVSEMSKLPDQIKSMSGEAAKKRNTNQDDINNKKKNELHIELSGREREVLYELLMGHKNREIARILKITEKTVKNHLFNVYKKYDVVSRTQLFHKLLSRCPCIDILEKLKTGKKKIKTEQDGEKPVLTT; encoded by the coding sequence ATGAATGATAATTCGAAGGAATCTGTTAAAACAACTACAATTCTCACAATTACAGAAATAGAAAATATTGAGAATTTCTTTCAACTCTTAAATAAACTTTCTCCACACACTGAACTTATTGTAATCAAAGAAAACAGAACCAGAGAAGATATCCTGAGAATCTTAAAATCAAATTGCTCATACTCTATAGAAACCGTCTCTGAGATGAGCAAATTGCCGGATCAAATCAAGAGCATGTCCGGCGAAGCAGCAAAAAAAAGAAATACTAATCAGGATGATATAAATAATAAAAAGAAGAACGAACTTCATATAGAACTTTCAGGAAGGGAGAGAGAGGTTCTGTATGAACTGCTTATGGGCCACAAGAACAGGGAGATCGCTCGAATACTCAAGATAACAGAGAAAACCGTAAAAAACCACCTGTTCAATGTTTACAAGAAATACGATGTGGTCAGCAGGACACAGCTCTTCCATAAATTACTTTCTAGATGCCCCTGCATAGACATACTTGAAAAACTTAAAACCGGCAAGAAAAAGATCAAAACAGAGCAGGACGGGGAAAAACCCGTATTAACCACCTGA
- a CDS encoding HD domain-containing phosphohydrolase — protein sequence MAKTLFKRVEVDQPHVAVFKISGNLGFHQNNKIKKLVDECLRRKFKKVVFDFLDLSSLGGGVARIFRDFLIEYRRMGYTVNFVVKNDVVLDFLRSGDIDVPIYSTLEAALNTSEDISRHETGEGQTDKEDNKETEKVKTGSGGNNGEDSRKPDALKEKTGSSAESARKNSNGDAVSEIFSEGYQDISIFPERIKTKDSNNEEKGMGKSKHEVNADINIKLRRRILELKTLFSISTDFNKIHNKEKLLDIFLLTAIAQGGVESAVFLEKKGEHLVPVVSKGVDKKRMEDFNINIQNLRRVGGRRTLTHIDDIVDEDQRRIFKTNEFEYICPFIVDKGIAGVFVIGKRLSGHEMNEENFEFLNILASVAESAYRNSIMFERENERTLGIVKTLISMIEENTLLKGTSEFVSRYVGVLAKKLNYPDEHFKDLIYGTVLRDMGMIKISDLIIKTPRELSKNEWSIIKKHPDDGAEMLRRMGFNNHVVDIVKSHHERFNGEGYPRGLRGKEIPLGGRIISVVESYSAMIHDRPTRAALSEKEALNTLKENYGLRYDREITRTFARVMEREFARSITNKEVMAKG from the coding sequence ATGGCAAAAACTTTGTTTAAAAGGGTAGAAGTAGATCAGCCCCATGTTGCTGTATTCAAAATTTCGGGTAACCTTGGCTTCCATCAGAATAACAAGATAAAAAAGCTTGTTGATGAATGTCTGAGAAGGAAATTCAAGAAAGTAGTTTTTGATTTTTTGGATCTGTCATCTCTCGGTGGCGGTGTTGCAAGGATATTCCGGGATTTCTTAATAGAATACCGAAGGATGGGATATACGGTTAATTTTGTCGTAAAAAATGATGTTGTCCTTGATTTTCTAAGGAGTGGAGATATTGATGTTCCGATATACTCCACTCTAGAGGCGGCTTTGAATACTTCAGAAGATATATCCCGTCATGAAACGGGAGAAGGTCAGACAGATAAAGAGGATAATAAGGAAACGGAAAAAGTTAAGACGGGGAGCGGTGGTAATAATGGAGAAGACAGCAGAAAGCCGGACGCGTTAAAGGAAAAAACAGGCTCGAGTGCTGAAAGTGCCCGGAAGAATAGTAACGGGGATGCTGTTTCAGAAATATTCAGTGAAGGATACCAGGATATATCTATATTCCCGGAAAGAATCAAAACTAAAGATTCAAACAATGAAGAAAAGGGTATGGGGAAGAGCAAACACGAGGTAAACGCCGATATTAATATAAAATTAAGGCGTAGAATACTGGAATTAAAGACCCTATTCTCAATAAGTACCGATTTTAACAAAATACATAACAAGGAAAAACTCCTGGACATATTCCTCTTAACGGCAATAGCCCAGGGGGGTGTTGAGTCGGCTGTCTTCTTGGAAAAGAAAGGCGAACATTTAGTTCCCGTTGTTTCCAAAGGTGTTGATAAGAAGAGAATGGAAGATTTTAATATCAATATACAAAATTTAAGGAGAGTTGGGGGAAGGAGAACCCTGACTCATATTGATGATATTGTTGATGAAGATCAGAGAAGAATATTTAAAACAAATGAATTTGAGTATATATGTCCATTTATCGTAGATAAGGGTATAGCCGGTGTTTTTGTGATCGGGAAAAGACTTTCCGGACATGAAATGAACGAAGAGAATTTTGAATTCCTCAACATTCTAGCCAGTGTTGCCGAAAGTGCCTACAGGAATTCTATCATGTTTGAAAGAGAGAATGAGAGAACTCTGGGAATCGTTAAAACTCTTATTTCTATGATAGAAGAAAACACCCTTTTAAAAGGCACTTCCGAATTTGTTTCTCGTTATGTTGGAGTCCTCGCGAAAAAGCTGAATTATCCGGACGAGCATTTTAAAGATCTGATTTATGGAACAGTTCTTCGGGATATGGGTATGATAAAAATAAGTGATCTCATAATAAAAACCCCCCGGGAATTATCCAAGAACGAATGGTCAATAATTAAAAAACATCCCGATGACGGCGCTGAGATGCTGCGGAGGATGGGATTTAATAACCATGTTGTAGATATAGTAAAGAGTCATCACGAAAGATTCAACGGAGAAGGTTATCCTCGGGGATTAAGAGGCAAGGAAATTCCTTTGGGGGGCAGGATAATATCGGTAGTAGAAAGTTATTCCGCTATGATTCATGACAGGCCCACAAGAGCGGCCCTTTCGGAGAAGGAAGCACTAAACACACTGAAAGAAAATTACGGCCTCAGGTATGACAGGGAAATCACCCGCACCTTCGCCAGAGTTATGGAAAGAGAGTTTGCCAGGTCTATTACCAACAAAGAAGTTATGGCGAAAGGCTAG
- a CDS encoding nitrilase-related carbon-nitrogen hydrolase codes for MRVGFLQMRCKFGDVKKNVGRAVNLLGKVDNATIVLPELFNTGYLFKNKKELISLAETVPGGYTTSQIKKITKKNNLNVVFGIAQKVKKKVYNSAVFVNSEGKVDSYRKVHLFDREKFLFDHGTSLKVKSTDEAKLGFMICFDWLFPEAARTLTLKGAQVLCHPSNLVLPYGQDAMITRCIENRVFAITANRIGVERRGPVRLEFTGKSQIVSPDGEVLVSVGSRSESLKVIDIDISEADDKNINANNNVIEDRFSSYYSVITDK; via the coding sequence ATGAGAGTTGGATTCTTGCAGATGCGCTGTAAGTTCGGCGATGTTAAAAAGAATGTAGGGAGGGCTGTTAATCTGCTTGGTAAAGTTGATAACGCTACCATAGTGCTCCCGGAGTTGTTCAATACAGGTTATTTATTTAAGAATAAGAAAGAACTCATCTCGCTTGCCGAAACTGTACCGGGTGGATATACGACTAGCCAGATCAAAAAAATAACTAAAAAGAACAATCTTAATGTAGTCTTTGGTATCGCGCAAAAAGTCAAGAAAAAGGTGTATAATTCAGCGGTATTTGTTAATTCCGAGGGAAAGGTTGATTCATATCGTAAAGTTCATCTGTTTGACCGTGAAAAATTTCTTTTTGATCACGGAACATCACTGAAAGTCAAGTCAACAGATGAAGCTAAACTCGGCTTTATGATCTGTTTCGACTGGCTCTTTCCGGAAGCGGCGCGCACACTTACTTTAAAAGGAGCTCAAGTACTATGTCATCCCAGCAATCTGGTTTTACCTTACGGTCAGGATGCGATGATAACCAGATGTATAGAAAACAGGGTATTTGCCATAACGGCTAACAGGATAGGGGTTGAGCGCAGAGGACCGGTTCGTCTTGAGTTCACCGGAAAGAGCCAGATTGTCAGCCCTGACGGGGAAGTGCTTGTATCAGTAGGCAGCCGCAGTGAATCATTGAAGGTTATTGATATAGATATCAGTGAGGCCGATGATAAGAATATAAACGCGAATAATAATGTTATAGAAGATAGATTTTCTTCTTATTATTCCGTAATTACTGATAAATAG
- a CDS encoding sigma-54 dependent transcriptional regulator: protein MKQIFIVDDDVAVTNYFKVMLAQTGIYETTVENDSRNVIDLLTKESFDLILLDMDMPNVSGMDILKEMKEMCINVPVIVLTGVNDVDLAVKSMKVGVFDYLIKPVDDDKLLEIINDALEHSDLDMSIKQLPRELSRQGLVNRDAFDYLVTSDPEMIRLFHQAEKLADSDLTLFIWGESGTGKETLARAIHKASPRRNKPFVAVEANSFTQEQFPAFFFGQARSWSKTREEKTGFLEEADGGTLFLNHIEYLDFPMQARLKRVIQRNEYYLESSARIRRSDVRIIVSSTKDLLAPEKESSFSRDLIYHLMVTSIRIPPLRERVDDIMLLASHFLSEETSETGKDIKGFSDESVELLKNYSYPNNVQELITIVASAVAKEGKDIITAESLPSILSEEKKIAELKGKDEFKIRKLDDVIVEEVKKTLDYFGGDKKKSAEKLGITVKKINQIIKKIY, encoded by the coding sequence ATGAAACAGATTTTTATTGTGGATGATGATGTTGCCGTAACAAACTATTTCAAGGTGATGCTGGCTCAAACCGGAATCTACGAAACTACGGTTGAAAATGATTCAAGAAATGTAATTGACCTCTTAACTAAGGAATCTTTTGACTTGATTCTTCTCGATATGGATATGCCGAATGTAAGCGGTATGGACATTTTAAAGGAAATGAAGGAAATGTGTATCAATGTCCCCGTGATAGTTCTCACTGGAGTGAATGATGTTGACCTCGCTGTAAAATCAATGAAGGTAGGGGTTTTTGATTATTTAATCAAACCGGTTGATGATGATAAGCTGCTGGAAATAATAAATGACGCGCTTGAGCATAGTGACTTGGATATGAGTATTAAACAACTCCCGCGCGAGTTAAGCCGCCAGGGACTTGTTAACCGGGACGCTTTTGACTATTTAGTAACAAGCGATCCGGAGATGATTAGGTTGTTTCACCAGGCTGAAAAACTCGCGGACAGTGATCTGACACTTTTTATCTGGGGTGAAAGCGGAACCGGCAAGGAAACTCTTGCTAGAGCTATTCACAAAGCGTCTCCGCGTAGAAACAAACCCTTTGTCGCTGTTGAAGCGAATAGTTTCACGCAGGAGCAATTCCCCGCTTTTTTCTTTGGGCAAGCGCGAAGCTGGAGTAAGACAAGAGAGGAAAAGACAGGTTTTCTCGAAGAAGCTGACGGGGGTACGCTCTTTCTCAACCACATCGAATATCTTGATTTTCCGATGCAGGCGAGGCTGAAGCGGGTTATTCAGAGGAATGAATATTACCTCGAGAGTTCAGCGAGGATTCGGCGTTCGGATGTTAGAATAATTGTATCCTCCACGAAAGATCTTCTTGCTCCGGAGAAAGAAAGCTCTTTCAGCAGAGATCTTATATATCATTTGATGGTTACATCTATTCGAATCCCTCCCCTTCGGGAAAGGGTAGATGATATAATGCTTCTGGCATCGCATTTTCTGAGTGAAGAAACAAGTGAGACGGGAAAGGATATCAAGGGGTTTTCGGATGAAAGTGTTGAGCTTCTGAAAAATTACAGTTATCCGAACAATGTTCAGGAGTTAATTACTATTGTCGCGAGCGCTGTCGCTAAAGAGGGAAAAGATATAATAACTGCCGAATCACTTCCGTCTATTTTAAGTGAAGAAAAGAAGATTGCTGAATTAAAAGGGAAAGATGAATTTAAAATCAGAAAGCTCGATGATGTGATCGTCGAAGAGGTTAAAAAAACCCTTGATTATTTCGGCGGAGATAAGAAAAAATCAGCTGAAAAGCTGGGGATAACAGTGAAAAAAATAAACCAGATAATCAAGAAAATTTATTAA
- the guaB gene encoding IMP dehydrogenase: MANQKVIKTGLTFDDVLLVPAKSKVHPRNVKINTRLTKKIKMNLPIISAAMDTVTEAELAIALAREGGIGIIHKNFSIFEQAEEVDRVKRSESGMITNPVTFYPDQLVKEAIEVMKKYDISGLPITKDDLLVGILTNRDLRFIQREDIKVSEVMTSENLITASEGIGIKKAMRILHENRIEKLPVVDGKGRLKGLITVKDIQKKIDYPNACKDKNGRLRVGAAVGVGRDSLKRVEALVDVNVDLIVVDTAHAHSKGVLDKLNKIRRKFPKLEIIAGNIATASAARALVKLGVDAIKVGIGPGAICTTRVVAGIGVPQVTAIMDCAPVARKAGIPLIADGGIKYSGDIVKAIAAGADCVMVGSIFAGTEESPGELVYQHGKSFKTYRGMGSIGAMKDGSRDRYFQDDVMDETKLVAEGVEGRVSYKGSLSANVVQIIGGLRSGMGYCGANTINALKKKARFIQITQAGLLESHPHNVFITKEAPNYRRS; encoded by the coding sequence ATGGCAAATCAAAAAGTTATTAAAACCGGACTTACATTTGATGATGTTCTTCTTGTTCCAGCGAAATCAAAGGTGCACCCGAGAAATGTCAAAATCAACACCAGACTTACAAAAAAAATAAAGATGAACCTTCCGATTATTTCAGCTGCTATGGATACCGTCACAGAAGCTGAGTTGGCTATAGCCCTTGCCAGAGAAGGCGGTATTGGTATCATACATAAGAATTTTTCTATATTCGAGCAGGCCGAAGAAGTTGACAGAGTTAAGAGAAGTGAAAGCGGTATGATTACTAATCCTGTTACTTTTTATCCGGACCAGCTTGTAAAGGAAGCAATAGAAGTAATGAAGAAATACGACATTTCAGGCTTGCCTATAACCAAAGATGATTTACTGGTAGGTATCTTGACTAACCGCGACTTGAGATTTATTCAAAGAGAAGATATCAAGGTAAGTGAAGTAATGACATCTGAAAATCTGATTACCGCCTCTGAGGGGATTGGTATCAAGAAGGCTATGAGGATACTCCATGAGAATAGAATTGAAAAGCTTCCGGTGGTTGACGGGAAGGGCAGGTTAAAAGGACTTATTACGGTAAAGGATATTCAGAAGAAGATCGATTATCCCAACGCGTGCAAGGATAAAAACGGAAGATTGCGTGTCGGCGCTGCTGTGGGGGTAGGAAGGGATAGCTTAAAAAGGGTGGAGGCGTTGGTAGATGTAAATGTTGATTTAATTGTCGTTGATACCGCCCACGCTCATTCCAAAGGTGTACTGGACAAGCTGAATAAGATTAGAAGAAAATTCCCGAAGCTCGAGATAATCGCGGGGAATATTGCCACGGCTTCAGCGGCAAGAGCCCTGGTGAAACTGGGTGTTGACGCTATAAAGGTTGGTATCGGTCCCGGAGCAATTTGTACCACGCGTGTTGTCGCTGGGATAGGGGTTCCTCAGGTTACAGCTATAATGGATTGCGCTCCTGTTGCTCGTAAAGCCGGAATACCTCTAATAGCCGATGGCGGGATAAAATATTCAGGGGATATAGTCAAGGCGATTGCCGCTGGAGCTGATTGTGTTATGGTTGGCAGTATTTTTGCGGGAACTGAAGAGAGCCCGGGCGAGCTGGTCTATCAGCATGGAAAGAGTTTTAAAACTTACCGCGGAATGGGATCAATTGGCGCTATGAAAGATGGAAGCCGTGATAGATATTTTCAGGATGATGTAATGGATGAAACCAAACTCGTGGCGGAAGGTGTTGAGGGTAGAGTTTCCTACAAGGGCAGTCTTTCGGCTAATGTCGTACAGATTATAGGAGGGCTTAGAAGCGGTATGGGGTATTGCGGGGCAAATACAATCAACGCGTTGAAAAAGAAAGCGCGTTTTATTCAGATTACCCAGGCAGGATTGCTTGAGAGTCATCCTCACAATGTTTTTATCACCAAGGAAGCTCCAAATTACAGAAGAAGTTGA
- a CDS encoding sulfide/dihydroorotate dehydrogenase-like FAD/NAD-binding protein, translating to MNEIIEKEFITSDLFRMKVKAPEIARKREAGQFIILIVDENGERIPLTIADADPEAGWIALVAQIVGKTTKALSQLEAGDSIKDLAGPLGNPTEVEKYGTVVVIGGGVGIAPAHPIAQAMKKAGNTVISILGGRTKDLVIMEEEMKAASDKVIVTTDDGSYGKKGFVTDALQKLIDDGVSIDLVVAVGPPIMMKFVSKMTKEYEIKTIVSLNTIMVDGTGMCGCCRVSVGGETKFVCVDGPEFDGHKVDFEEMMHRIQMYSHQEKEAMDKFLSK from the coding sequence ATGAATGAGATAATAGAAAAGGAATTTATTACTTCGGATCTTTTCAGGATGAAAGTTAAAGCTCCTGAGATTGCCCGCAAACGCGAAGCGGGGCAGTTCATTATACTGATTGTGGATGAAAATGGCGAGAGGATTCCTCTTACTATAGCTGACGCTGATCCTGAGGCGGGATGGATAGCTTTAGTCGCTCAGATTGTGGGAAAGACTACCAAAGCCCTATCTCAACTTGAAGCGGGGGATTCTATAAAGGATTTAGCCGGTCCTCTTGGAAACCCTACCGAAGTAGAAAAGTATGGGACAGTAGTTGTAATCGGCGGCGGAGTTGGAATAGCCCCCGCTCATCCCATAGCACAAGCTATGAAGAAAGCCGGCAATACAGTTATATCAATCCTCGGCGGTAGGACTAAAGACCTGGTTATTATGGAAGAAGAGATGAAAGCCGCCAGTGACAAGGTTATCGTAACAACCGATGATGGTTCTTACGGGAAGAAGGGTTTTGTCACAGACGCGCTGCAGAAGTTAATCGACGACGGGGTTTCTATTGATCTCGTTGTCGCGGTAGGTCCTCCGATTATGATGAAATTCGTCAGTAAAATGACAAAGGAATATGAAATAAAAACTATAGTAAGTTTGAATACTATCATGGTTGATGGAACAGGAATGTGCGGGTGTTGCCGTGTTTCCGTGGGTGGCGAGACAAAGTTTGTTTGTGTCGACGGCCCAGAGTTTGACGGTCACAAGGTTGATTTTGAGGAAATGATGCATCGCATACAAATGTACAGTCACCAGGAAAAAGAGGCGATGGACAAGTTCCTTTCTAAATAA
- a CDS encoding helix-turn-helix domain-containing protein, translated as MGKEQQHDYGKIIIGGHDDIHDVMTSVEAADYLKMHVKTVCRLAKERKIPAKKVGSEWRFLRSVLDRWLAQEEVISSS; from the coding sequence ATGGGAAAAGAACAACAGCATGACTATGGTAAAATCATCATCGGAGGACATGACGACATTCATGATGTAATGACTTCTGTTGAAGCTGCTGATTATCTTAAAATGCATGTTAAAACAGTATGTCGTTTAGCTAAGGAAAGAAAGATTCCGGCTAAAAAGGTGGGAAGCGAGTGGAGATTTCTCAGAAGCGTACTCGATAGATGGCTTGCCCAGGAAGAAGTTATAAGTTCTTCTTGA
- a CDS encoding ATP-binding protein, with translation MLRLESFYSFLENIFDYLIVTNEDGLILYAGRKILDDYAGDDRHLKDRRLDELLIPSSLESFQKAIEQTRDGGRGIAVFSPRGREESAISLKTGCMESEDGAVFFFFGNKLSSLSEDLDWQKDERIKELTCLYNIARLIEVTKSIDEFFDKLPAILSAGMMYPEEVVVYAVYDNHEYGTKPPSRNYFHVDLMVWNERKGEIRVGYDEDIKILTEEQKMLDEIARMLNGALERKELTHRLDRMENEEAQYRARLRELKDQVANRTDELDDQKKKLSIVNSYLERVNKGWDKAKTQLETIFKAIPDEVVLLDTNRKVIMSNRDDIEPGDYCYSSFFGKDKPCENCRLAMILKEKTPVTLTIKDDDRYLQVHALPVYNDDHEVDGILEFYRDVTLEKTYDQQLQQADKLASIGELVSGIGHEINNPNQFIRGNIKIVKQSFEDMLPLIDEYYKKNPDLKIARLNYDFFREHIMVLVNDMAHGSERIKSIVEGLRAFTKKDEGLLVDTVEINALIEATTRLVRKEVHKKAEIKLELGNDLPTFKGNAQKIEQVLVNLIVNASQSIPDDTKGRILVRTTKTDSNLVVQIIDNGCGMNEKTMKQIFDPFFTTKRAKGGTGLGLAIVYRIIEEHGGKITVNSKPGVGTTFTIKIPAGSPGDTIKEKD, from the coding sequence ATGTTGAGGCTTGAGAGTTTTTATTCCTTCCTGGAAAATATTTTTGACTATCTTATCGTAACGAATGAAGATGGACTGATCCTTTACGCCGGGAGAAAAATCCTTGATGATTACGCGGGTGATGACAGGCATTTAAAGGACCGCAGACTGGATGAACTGCTTATCCCTTCTTCTCTGGAAAGTTTTCAAAAAGCAATAGAGCAGACCCGGGACGGCGGCAGGGGAATTGCTGTATTCTCGCCGCGCGGCAGGGAAGAATCCGCGATATCTTTGAAAACGGGATGTATGGAAAGTGAAGACGGGGCGGTGTTTTTTTTCTTTGGTAATAAATTGAGTTCTTTAAGCGAGGATCTGGATTGGCAAAAAGATGAAAGAATAAAAGAGCTTACATGTTTATACAATATTGCCAGGTTAATAGAAGTTACAAAGAGTATAGATGAATTCTTTGATAAATTGCCCGCTATACTGAGTGCCGGAATGATGTATCCGGAAGAAGTTGTTGTCTACGCTGTTTATGATAACCATGAATACGGAACCAAACCCCCTTCACGGAATTACTTCCACGTGGATCTTATGGTATGGAATGAACGAAAGGGAGAAATACGCGTAGGTTATGATGAAGACATAAAGATACTTACAGAAGAACAGAAGATGCTTGATGAAATAGCGAGGATGCTTAATGGAGCGCTGGAACGAAAAGAGCTGACTCATAGACTCGACAGAATGGAGAATGAGGAGGCCCAATACCGCGCCAGACTGAGAGAACTTAAAGATCAGGTAGCGAACAGGACCGATGAACTCGATGATCAGAAAAAGAAACTGTCAATCGTAAATTCATATCTGGAAAGGGTCAATAAGGGTTGGGATAAAGCCAAAACCCAGCTTGAGACTATTTTCAAAGCAATTCCGGACGAAGTTGTGCTCTTAGATACAAACCGTAAAGTGATAATGTCAAACAGAGATGATATAGAGCCCGGCGATTATTGTTACTCAAGTTTTTTCGGAAAGGATAAGCCGTGTGAAAATTGCCGTCTTGCCATGATTCTGAAGGAGAAAACACCCGTTACACTGACTATAAAGGATGATGACAGATATCTTCAGGTACACGCCCTGCCGGTTTATAACGATGACCATGAAGTGGACGGTATCCTGGAATTCTATAGAGATGTTACTCTTGAAAAGACCTATGATCAGCAGTTACAACAAGCTGACAAGTTAGCTTCTATCGGGGAATTAGTAAGCGGTATCGGACATGAAATAAATAATCCTAATCAATTCATTCGCGGTAATATAAAGATTGTTAAACAGTCTTTCGAAGATATGCTTCCTTTAATAGACGAATATTACAAGAAAAATCCTGATCTTAAAATCGCGAGGTTAAACTATGATTTCTTCAGAGAGCATATCATGGTTCTCGTAAATGATATGGCTCATGGTTCGGAACGGATTAAGAGTATTGTTGAGGGGCTTAGAGCTTTTACAAAAAAAGATGAGGGTCTGCTTGTGGATACAGTCGAGATAAACGCGCTAATCGAAGCAACAACGAGGCTTGTCCGCAAGGAAGTACATAAAAAAGCTGAAATAAAACTCGAGCTTGGAAACGATCTTCCTACATTCAAAGGGAACGCCCAAAAGATAGAACAGGTATTGGTCAACCTGATTGTCAACGCCAGTCAGTCCATACCTGATGATACAAAAGGGAGGATTTTAGTCAGGACTACGAAAACTGATTCAAATCTTGTTGTCCAGATAATTGATAATGGATGTGGTATGAATGAAAAAACGATGAAACAGATTTTCGATCCGTTCTTCACAACAAAACGTGCTAAAGGGGGAACCGGCTTGGGATTAGCCATTGTTTACCGAATAATTGAAGAGCATGGGGGCAAGATTACCGTAAACAGCAAGCCGGGTGTCGGCACAACATTCACTATCAAGATTCCTGCCGGTTCTCCCGGGGATACCATTAAGGAGAAAGATTAA
- the gltA gene encoding NADPH-dependent glutamate synthase yields MTDKNLSPKERLKIPPQEMPEQEPADRINNVDEVPFGYTKELAVKEASRCLQCKNKPCIKGCPVEIDIPEFINAIAEGNFNESVRIIKETNILPAICGRVCPQEEQCQRFCVVGKSHKSVEKAVQIGKLERFAADWEMENGESEKPEVKGSTGKRVAVIGSGPAGLTVAADVRREGHDVTVFEALHKPGGVLIYGIPEFRLPKSIVMKEVDNLKKMGVEILYNSVIGKIYSIDELLDKGYDAVFVGTGAGLPNFLNLPGENLNGVYSANEYLTRANLMKAYSFPETDTPIARSKNVAVFGGGNVAMDSARTALRLGAENVYLVYRRSRKEMPARVEEVEHADAEGVQFLLLQNPVGLLGDEDGWVKQAECIKMELGEPDDSGRRRPIPIKGSEFRIDIDTCIIAIGNSSNPLIPDTSPDIETNRWGNIIADEETMKTSKKSVFAGGDIVLGAATVILAMGQGRKAAESINKYLESGQW; encoded by the coding sequence ATGACTGACAAGAATTTAAGTCCGAAAGAAAGGTTAAAGATCCCTCCGCAGGAAATGCCGGAGCAGGAGCCTGCCGATCGCATAAATAATGTTGATGAAGTTCCGTTTGGTTATACTAAAGAGCTTGCCGTGAAGGAAGCTTCCAGATGTCTTCAGTGCAAGAATAAGCCCTGCATCAAGGGGTGTCCCGTCGAGATTGATATTCCCGAGTTTATTAATGCCATAGCTGAGGGAAATTTCAACGAATCTGTACGAATTATTAAAGAGACTAATATCCTTCCGGCTATATGCGGACGTGTCTGCCCGCAGGAAGAACAGTGTCAGCGGTTTTGTGTTGTGGGAAAGAGTCACAAATCGGTTGAGAAGGCGGTTCAGATTGGCAAACTCGAGAGGTTTGCTGCTGATTGGGAAATGGAAAACGGGGAATCTGAAAAACCGGAGGTTAAAGGGTCTACAGGCAAGAGAGTGGCCGTGATCGGTTCAGGTCCCGCCGGGCTTACCGTTGCCGCTGATGTAAGAAGAGAGGGGCATGATGTTACAGTGTTTGAGGCTCTTCATAAACCGGGAGGTGTTCTGATATATGGCATTCCCGAGTTCCGGCTGCCGAAAAGCATTGTAATGAAGGAAGTTGATAATCTCAAAAAGATGGGAGTTGAAATACTCTACAACAGCGTTATAGGGAAAATATACAGTATCGATGAACTTCTTGATAAGGGATATGACGCTGTTTTTGTCGGGACGGGAGCGGGATTGCCCAATTTTCTTAATCTTCCCGGAGAGAATCTCAATGGTGTCTATTCCGCCAATGAGTATCTTACGCGCGCCAATCTGATGAAGGCCTACTCATTTCCGGAAACAGACACCCCGATTGCCCGATCTAAGAATGTTGCTGTCTTTGGTGGAGGAAATGTGGCAATGGATTCTGCCAGAACTGCTCTCAGGCTTGGCGCCGAAAATGTGTATCTTGTATATAGAAGATCGCGTAAAGAAATGCCGGCCAGAGTCGAAGAGGTCGAACACGCGGACGCGGAGGGAGTACAGTTTCTTCTACTTCAGAATCCAGTAGGATTGCTTGGCGATGAGGACGGCTGGGTAAAGCAGGCCGAATGCATAAAAATGGAGCTTGGTGAGCCGGATGATTCGGGGAGGAGACGACCTATTCCAATCAAAGGAAGCGAGTTCAGGATAGATATCGATACCTGCATTATTGCCATAGGAAATTCATCTAATCCCCTGATTCCCGATACATCCCCGGATATTGAGACTAACAGATGGGGGAATATTATCGCGGATGAGGAAACAATGAAAACGAGCAAAAAGAGTGTTTTTGCCGGTGGGGACATTGTGCTCGGAGCGGCCACAGTGATTCTGGCTATGGGGCAGGGACGAAAGGCCGCTGAATCAATAAACAAATACCTTGAAAGCGGTCAGTGGTAA